One window from the genome of Thermococcus siculi encodes:
- a CDS encoding archaemetzincin family Zn-dependent metalloprotease: MTAIVPIGDVGEYVLKGIADFVSSYYSRLGLGVRTVPPIPEEDFKDAYNPLRGQFLGREFLPILAGIGEELKARAVLGVTGLDLYEEGLNFIFGLAHPGLRAAVVSTFRLRPEFYGESPDPNLLVERAIKEAMHELGHVFGLSHCPDRRCVMHFSNSIVDTDIKGALYCPSCEARLRRNMGVVP, from the coding sequence GTGACAGCCATAGTCCCCATCGGAGACGTCGGGGAGTACGTGCTCAAGGGAATCGCGGATTTCGTAAGCAGTTACTACTCCAGGCTGGGCCTTGGGGTCAGGACCGTTCCTCCCATTCCGGAGGAGGACTTTAAGGACGCCTACAACCCCCTTAGGGGGCAGTTTCTCGGAAGGGAATTCCTCCCAATCCTGGCAGGGATTGGAGAAGAACTCAAGGCCAGAGCCGTCCTCGGCGTTACAGGCCTCGACCTGTACGAGGAGGGACTGAACTTCATATTCGGCCTTGCACATCCCGGACTGAGGGCAGCGGTCGTATCGACCTTCAGGCTCAGACCGGAGTTTTACGGTGAATCCCCCGACCCCAATCTACTTGTGGAGAGGGCCATCAAAGAGGCGATGCACGAGCTGGGCCACGTCTTCGGGCTGTCCCACTGCCCGGACAGGCGCTGCGTGATGCACTTCTCCAACTCGATAGTCGACACGGACATCAAAGGGGCACTGTACTGCCCGTCGTGCGAGGCCAGACTCAGGAGGAACATGGGGGTGGTTCCGTGA
- a CDS encoding lysyl aminopeptidase, whose product MVDVELLKRVVEAPGVSGHEFMGIRDLVIEELKPVVDEIYVDKLGNVIAHKKGSGPKIMIAAHMDKIGVMVNHIDKEGYLHVVPVGGVDPRTLVAQRIRFFTEKGERFGVVGHIPPHLQKPEDRKKAADWDTIVVDIGVDSREEAEELGFRVGTVGEFAPAFTRLNENRIATPYLDDRVCLYTMIEAAKRLESHEADIYFVASVQEEVGLRGARVASYAIDPEIGIAMDVTFAKQVGDKGKIVPKLGGGPVMDVGPNINPKVRAFADEVAKKYDIPLQVEASPRPTGTDANIMQINREGVATAVLSVPIRYMHSQVETADLRDIEKTIEFARHFLEELRPMDLTP is encoded by the coding sequence ATGGTTGATGTAGAACTGCTCAAGAGAGTCGTTGAAGCGCCGGGCGTTTCCGGCCATGAGTTCATGGGAATAAGGGACCTCGTTATAGAGGAGCTGAAGCCAGTCGTCGATGAGATATACGTTGACAAGCTCGGCAACGTCATAGCCCACAAGAAGGGCAGCGGGCCGAAGATAATGATAGCCGCTCACATGGACAAGATAGGCGTTATGGTGAACCACATAGACAAAGAAGGCTACCTCCACGTCGTTCCGGTTGGCGGCGTTGACCCGAGAACCCTCGTCGCCCAGAGGATTCGCTTCTTCACCGAGAAGGGAGAGCGCTTTGGAGTGGTCGGCCACATACCGCCCCACCTTCAGAAGCCGGAGGACAGGAAGAAAGCAGCGGACTGGGACACCATAGTCGTTGACATCGGCGTTGACAGCAGGGAGGAAGCTGAGGAGCTTGGCTTCCGCGTCGGAACTGTTGGAGAGTTCGCCCCGGCCTTCACGAGGCTCAACGAGAACAGGATTGCCACCCCCTACCTCGACGACAGGGTTTGCCTCTACACGATGATAGAGGCCGCCAAGAGGCTTGAGAGCCATGAGGCGGATATCTACTTCGTCGCCAGCGTCCAGGAGGAGGTTGGTCTCAGGGGAGCGCGCGTCGCGAGCTACGCAATCGACCCCGAGATAGGCATAGCCATGGACGTCACCTTCGCGAAGCAGGTCGGCGACAAGGGCAAGATAGTCCCCAAGCTCGGCGGCGGACCTGTCATGGACGTCGGCCCGAATATCAACCCCAAGGTTCGCGCCTTCGCCGACGAGGTCGCCAAGAAGTACGACATACCGCTCCAGGTCGAGGCTTCACCGAGGCCGACGGGAACCGACGCAAACATAATGCAGATAAACCGCGAGGGTGTCGCAACGGCAGTTCTGAGCGTCCCGATAAGGTACATGCACAGCCAGGTCGAGACCGCGGATCTCAGAGACATCGAGAAGACCATCGAGTTCGCGAGGCACTTCCTCGAGGAACTTCGCCCGATGGATCTCACCCCGTGA
- the map gene encoding type II methionyl aminopeptidase produces MDEREALIKAGEIARQVKKEVTDLIKPGAKLYDIAEFVERRIVELGGKPAFPCNLSINEVAAHYTPYKGDETVLKEGDYLKVDLGVHIDGYVADTALTFRVGMEEDDLMEASREALENAIATVRAGVKISEIGRAIEETIREKGFNPIVNLSGHKIERYKLHAGVSIPNIYRPNDTYELKEGDVIAIEPFATTGAGQVIEVPPALIFMYVRDRPVRMTQARRLLMHIKREYSTLPFAYRWLQGFMPEGQLKLALAQLDRAGAIYSYQVLREVRGGMVAQFEHTVIVEKDGAYITT; encoded by the coding sequence GTGGACGAAAGGGAGGCACTGATAAAGGCCGGCGAGATAGCCAGGCAGGTCAAGAAGGAAGTGACCGACCTCATCAAGCCGGGGGCAAAGCTGTACGACATTGCCGAGTTCGTTGAGAGAAGGATAGTCGAGCTTGGGGGAAAACCAGCCTTTCCGTGCAACCTCTCGATAAACGAGGTGGCGGCCCACTACACGCCGTACAAGGGCGACGAGACCGTTCTGAAGGAGGGGGACTATCTGAAGGTAGACCTCGGCGTTCACATCGATGGCTACGTTGCCGATACAGCCCTCACATTCCGCGTCGGAATGGAGGAGGACGATCTGATGGAGGCATCCAGGGAAGCGCTCGAGAACGCCATAGCCACCGTCAGGGCTGGTGTTAAAATAAGCGAGATAGGCAGGGCGATAGAGGAGACCATAAGGGAGAAGGGCTTCAACCCGATAGTCAACCTGAGCGGCCACAAGATAGAGCGCTACAAGCTCCACGCCGGGGTTAGCATACCGAACATCTACCGCCCCAACGACACCTACGAGCTGAAGGAGGGCGACGTCATAGCGATCGAACCCTTCGCGACCACCGGGGCGGGGCAGGTCATAGAGGTTCCGCCGGCGCTGATATTCATGTACGTCAGGGACAGGCCGGTAAGGATGACCCAGGCGAGGAGGCTTCTCATGCACATCAAGAGGGAGTACAGCACTCTGCCCTTCGCCTACCGCTGGCTCCAGGGCTTCATGCCCGAGGGACAGCTCAAGCTCGCGCTGGCCCAGCTCGACAGGGCGGGGGCGATCTACAGCTACCAGGTACTCAGGGAAGTCCGCGGCGGAATGGTGGCACAGTTCGAGCACACCGTCATAGTCGAGAAGGACGGGGCATACATAACGACCTGA
- a CDS encoding energy-coupling factor ABC transporter ATP-binding protein, with protein MNVITVEGLSFKYRRAERHSLRDISFSVKKGELVGIIGPSGSGKSTLCLTLNGIIPNSIKGEFRGTVIIRDPRTGEEFNTRETPVPRLSTVVGLVLQNPESQLFNMTVEEEIAFGLENLGLERNEVLRRLRWALEVTGLKGLEREFPPNLSGGQQQRLAIAAVLAMEPAIIVLDEPTSQLDPVGRKEVLGLVSLLNREHGITVVLVEHHTDYILRYADRVLVMADGSIVMEGKPAEIAEEAEELRKLGVKLPPVLEISHELRKRQLLDRVVLTPEEFPSRIGHRAR; from the coding sequence ATGAACGTCATCACCGTTGAGGGACTGAGCTTCAAGTACCGCAGGGCTGAGAGGCACTCCCTGAGGGACATCAGTTTCAGCGTGAAGAAAGGCGAGCTGGTGGGAATCATTGGACCGAGCGGGAGCGGGAAGTCAACCCTCTGCCTGACGCTGAACGGTATAATCCCCAACTCCATAAAGGGCGAGTTCAGGGGAACCGTCATAATAAGGGACCCGCGAACCGGCGAGGAGTTCAACACCCGGGAGACGCCGGTTCCGAGGCTCTCAACCGTGGTTGGCCTCGTCCTGCAGAACCCGGAGAGTCAGCTCTTCAACATGACGGTTGAGGAGGAGATCGCCTTCGGCCTTGAGAACCTTGGCCTCGAAAGGAACGAGGTGCTGAGACGCCTCCGCTGGGCGCTCGAGGTGACTGGGCTGAAGGGCCTGGAGAGGGAGTTTCCACCCAACCTGAGCGGGGGCCAGCAGCAGAGGCTCGCTATAGCGGCGGTTTTGGCCATGGAGCCGGCGATAATCGTCCTCGACGAACCGACAAGCCAGCTCGATCCCGTGGGGAGGAAAGAGGTTCTCGGCCTGGTTTCCCTCCTCAATCGCGAACACGGCATAACGGTAGTCCTCGTTGAGCACCACACCGACTACATCCTGCGCTACGCGGACAGGGTCCTGGTGATGGCGGACGGCTCGATAGTGATGGAGGGGAAGCCCGCGGAGATAGCCGAGGAGGCGGAGGAGCTGAGGAAGCTGGGAGTGAAACTTCCCCCCGTCTTGGAAATATCCCACGAGCTTAGAAAGAGGCAACTGCTCGACCGGGTTGTTCTCACTCCCGAGGAGTTTCCCTCGAGGATAGGACATCGTGCACGCTGA
- a CDS encoding TrkH family potassium uptake protein has protein sequence MLELGKHINIADDIFVVKNLIGSILQGVGIAYLIPVLLAWFYPEEIKYVVYFAAPGAFSILLGAWLARHIGKIEDVNLRQAMVSAAFTWLFASFISVVPFMEIAHMSFIDSYFESMSAWTGTGLTMMTNLESYPHIVLFWRAWMQWLGGIGIVLVALTVLIRPGVAAARLYKAEARSERILPNLVNTSKVIFQIYFILTVLGIYLYYINGMPLFDAVTHSMTGLGTGGMSTHDLSIGYFNSTAIEAVTIFLMIMGAVNFTVHYRMFVNKHLKPFFDDIQVRYMFFFLIPTIVLTAYSLVQVGDGVADALRQSVFHSVSAITCTGFGIADLGKYPELGKLVLGILMVIGGGAGSTAGGIKLIRVTLMYESLKWTLYQAILPRGAVIKRKVGNYIFTEDDIQEVMSFTMTYLVFLLVGTIYTMVRMGTSLVDSFFEVASAQGNVGLSVGITSTTLPVDMKILLILHMWIGRLEIFSTLVFIISALLLVPRVVKGR, from the coding sequence ATGCTGGAGCTAGGAAAGCACATCAACATCGCGGATGACATCTTCGTCGTCAAGAACCTCATAGGTTCAATCCTCCAGGGCGTGGGGATCGCGTATCTAATCCCCGTGCTTCTCGCGTGGTTCTACCCCGAGGAGATCAAATATGTGGTTTATTTCGCCGCCCCGGGTGCCTTCAGCATACTCCTGGGTGCGTGGCTCGCCAGGCACATTGGTAAAATCGAGGACGTGAACCTAAGGCAGGCCATGGTCTCCGCGGCCTTTACCTGGCTCTTTGCCTCTTTCATCAGCGTCGTCCCCTTCATGGAGATTGCCCACATGTCTTTCATAGACTCCTACTTCGAGAGCATGAGTGCCTGGACCGGTACGGGTCTCACCATGATGACCAACCTCGAGAGCTACCCCCACATAGTCCTCTTCTGGCGCGCCTGGATGCAGTGGCTGGGGGGAATAGGCATAGTTCTCGTCGCCCTGACCGTTCTCATACGTCCCGGAGTGGCTGCCGCTAGACTCTACAAGGCCGAAGCCAGGAGCGAGAGAATCCTCCCGAACCTCGTGAACACCTCAAAGGTCATCTTCCAGATATACTTCATCCTGACGGTTCTGGGAATCTACCTCTACTACATCAACGGTATGCCCCTCTTCGATGCGGTGACCCACTCCATGACCGGCCTCGGGACCGGTGGTATGAGCACCCACGACCTCAGCATCGGCTATTTCAACAGTACCGCGATAGAGGCCGTCACAATATTCCTCATGATAATGGGCGCCGTCAACTTCACCGTCCACTACAGGATGTTCGTGAACAAGCATCTGAAGCCCTTTTTTGACGACATCCAGGTCAGGTACATGTTCTTCTTCCTGATACCAACGATAGTTCTAACCGCCTACAGCCTAGTTCAGGTTGGTGATGGCGTAGCCGATGCCCTTCGGCAGTCCGTGTTCCACTCCGTCTCGGCGATTACGTGTACCGGTTTTGGAATCGCCGATTTGGGCAAGTACCCGGAGCTGGGCAAACTAGTACTGGGCATCCTCATGGTGATAGGCGGCGGTGCAGGAAGCACCGCGGGAGGTATAAAGCTCATCCGTGTCACCCTGATGTATGAGAGCCTGAAATGGACGCTGTATCAGGCCATACTCCCGAGGGGGGCAGTCATAAAGAGGAAGGTCGGCAACTACATTTTCACCGAGGATGACATCCAGGAGGTCATGAGCTTCACGATGACGTACCTCGTGTTCCTGCTCGTTGGAACGATATACACGATGGTCCGCATGGGCACCAGCCTCGTTGATTCCTTCTTTGAAGTCGCCTCCGCCCAGGGTAACGTCGGTTTGAGCGTTGGTATAACCTCGACCACCCTTCCGGTGGACATGAAGATCCTCCTCATCCTCCACATGTGGATCGGCAGGCTCGAGATATTCTCGACCCTGGTGTTCATTATAAGCGCGCTCCTCCTCGTCCCCAGGGTGGTGAAGGGCAGATGA
- the cyaB gene encoding class IV adenylate cyclase yields the protein MIEIEVKGHADDKIFERVRENFELIRREYHEDTYFQHPCRDFAETDEALRIRVRRFNGHFEAFLTYKGPKIDPNSKTRKEVEVPISDPDKHSEILINLGFREVLTVEKVREKYYVDKGIIIALDEVEGLGKFIEIEALAEDEGAVEETVKRLREILRALGVEHFERRSYLELLLEGR from the coding sequence GTGATAGAGATTGAGGTTAAAGGCCACGCCGACGATAAAATCTTCGAGAGGGTTAGGGAAAACTTCGAGCTGATAAGGAGGGAGTACCACGAGGACACCTACTTCCAGCACCCGTGCAGGGACTTCGCTGAGACGGACGAGGCGCTCAGGATAAGGGTGAGGAGGTTCAACGGCCACTTTGAGGCGTTTTTGACCTACAAGGGGCCGAAGATAGACCCCAACTCAAAAACGAGAAAGGAGGTGGAGGTTCCCATAAGCGACCCCGACAAGCACTCGGAGATACTCATCAACCTCGGATTCAGGGAGGTTCTGACCGTCGAGAAGGTGAGGGAGAAGTACTACGTGGACAAGGGCATCATAATAGCCCTGGACGAGGTCGAGGGTCTCGGGAAGTTCATAGAGATAGAGGCCCTCGCCGAGGACGAAGGGGCCGTTGAGGAGACCGTGAAAAGGCTCAGGGAAATTCTCAGGGCACTCGGGGTTGAGCACTTTGAGAGGCGCTCCTACCTGGAACTCCTGCTCGAAGGGAGGTGA
- a CDS encoding HepT-like ribonuclease domain-containing protein, translating into MGTVEPEKVLESIEVIRRGMPSSLEEFKSMGLARDGIYKRLEFAIGLVLEGLAEMAREQGIMAISYGDVVASLKERSLIPGDVAEKAAFLAQLREVLIYDYDLVNDEIAFRDMGEYLQFIEDVMAHLEGYG; encoded by the coding sequence GTGGGGACTGTGGAACCCGAGAAGGTTCTGGAGAGCATCGAGGTCATCAGAAGGGGAATGCCCTCCTCGCTGGAGGAGTTCAAATCGATGGGACTCGCAAGGGATGGAATCTATAAGCGGCTCGAGTTCGCCATAGGTCTCGTCCTCGAGGGGCTGGCGGAGATGGCGAGGGAGCAGGGCATAATGGCCATCTCATATGGAGACGTTGTCGCCTCACTCAAAGAGAGGAGCCTGATCCCAGGGGACGTGGCGGAGAAAGCGGCTTTTCTGGCCCAGCTGAGGGAGGTTCTCATATACGACTACGACCTCGTCAACGACGAGATAGCCTTCAGGGACATGGGGGAGTACCTGCAGTTCATAGAGGACGTAATGGCCCATCTGGAGGGGTATGGGTGA